The following DNA comes from Augochlora pura isolate Apur16 chromosome 6, APUR_v2.2.1, whole genome shotgun sequence.
TGATATACGTATGCGATACAATGTGACTTTATATAACAGTAGAACCACCGAGCCCCAATTATGACGTatgttgctttataaaaatagtactaGCAAAGGTATTTAAAACCtccgccatttttattgtgaTATATGCTTGGATTAAGAAACTTATTCAATTGTTTCCTATAAAAGAGTCTTCGTAATTTCAACATCTTAGAAATTTCTTTATGAACTCGTCAAACAGTACGAAGTTATATTAGAATCTCATAAAATGAAGGAACATGTACacattctttaattttgctgGAATGAATCTATTTAATGAACTACATTGGTCGTCATTTATTTCTCAAGTGAAAAGAAagcgtaaaaattaaattaatgtaattttcgTATACGTAAAAAGATACCACATGCATATACAATAAATCGTTCGTAAATAACCCACCGTAAAAGTACTAGGTTATATTGGAAAAGGGTCCGATGTTTATTTCACGGTTTGCCAAGTGCGTCGAGAGTGCGTGGCTTTTGCAAATCAGAGTTTCCCTGTTGAAGGGAGGGCGCCGCGCGACAACAGCTTCGGCTGCCGCTGGCGTGACAATCTTCCCGTGACAATGGCTCGCTGTTCCCATTCACGGTCCCATTCGCATTGTTcgactaatatattttttgcgTAATCCCGTAAGACTGCCGGGATCGAGGGTTATCCGTAGGTCGCAAGGCAAGGGCCCGTATCGGTGCGGCTTATCGCGGCGGATCAGCCGCTAATGGAAACGCCTGTGGCGTGAATGCGTCAGTACCGTGGATAAAAAGGGTCCGAGAGAGCACAACGGCCCGTGTGCCCGCCCTTCGAGATTCACCCCCCTGGGTAAACGAGGCGGTGACCATCGCGGAGAGAACAGCTGAAACTGAAGCTTGTCACGAGAAGTTAACGCGCGGGGCCCCCGGCTGGAACCACGGCCATCCGATCCGTGAacgaaaagggagagagaatcgGGGCCGCGCGGGGTGACCGAGGAACGTTGTCGCAGAAATCTGTGTGGGGGGAGACCGTTACGACCAATTGACTTTCCTAATTTTCTTGTATCGCCGCGACAAAGCGCGCGTCGCGATAGCCCGCTTGATGCGAAGGGCGACACCCCTGCGTCGATTGTTTTAGAGAATCGATTCACCCGGGACGATGACTCTTTCCGAGCCAGATGAAAGAGGACTGATTGGCGGTCGGCTGGTGTTATTAACAGATCTCATAATGGGCAACCTGCCGCGTTAGGGGTAGTTCTGCTTCAAAACTCTTTTTATGTGGGATGAAAGTTTATCTTATTGATTGGTCGTGGTTTGCAtctctgttattattattgcagcCCGTGAATCAATAGAAAACAGGGTTCATCTTGCCATTTTACGAGGGTATTTTAGTTTAGAACCTTCGAAAACTCGATCTATCTATTTAACTTTCTACTACCAGTTTCCATCTTTGTTGTGCGAATTTGTAAATATCACCGAaagagtataaaatatatatgaaaaatgtcAACGCAAGAAGTTGCGTAGGttctttatagaaaaatatcaagaaaaaaGGTCggttctaataaattaaaatgtttcttaaCGTAACGACAtccaatttataatacatCGTCGTTTCTTATTCTCTTtgaagataatatttcatttattcttacTAGCTTCTAAATcaagaaattctatttcatccCTTTTCCATGGAGTTTGATACTTCAAGCTCAGTGTATGCATATTGCAACACCGTTTAGATCGTTCtgattattatttgcattatgaaaataatatatctaatcAAACAGAAACTTCAGATTTAGACTTCCACGCAGTGATTACCCTCCAACTGTATTTACAAGGGTATAATGTCATCTTTCTTCTCCGAGATATTTACCAACGTCGAAACGTTTAGCAAATAGGTTATGTACCTTAACGAGATACGAGAGATATCTATTCCACAATATCGCACAGACCTTATTTACACGAGATACCTCCTGCACACAATAGCACCAACGACATCACAGTCGCTGCATACCTCCCCGACAATACCGAAAGTGTTGGAATGCAAAATACGAGGGTAAAGATTTTCCGACGAGCGGAAAACGGCGCGAAACGTAGTCCAGATGTATCGAATGAACTCTCCGCGGGGGAACAGGGGGGTGAATGGACCGTTCGATCTCATCAGGCCGGTACTTGGGAACCGAGTAACGATtctgcgaaaaaaaaaaaagtgtacGCGAAAGGGAGCGCATCGGTTTAATAAAGCAGGCGAGATTGCCCTGTTATCGCGGTGCCGGCGCGTTGACGGTGGTTGAAAGGCTTGCAGGCACCGAAACGGGGGCACGTTAACGTTAGACGTCGGTCAATAGGCTGTCGGTGGCGAACGCGTCGCGTTGCGGGCGCTTCCATTGAATTAAGAACGACAACGAGGCCCGCGATAATCGATAAAAGGTAATGTGCCGCGTCTCGTCCCGTTTCGTCTCCTATCGTCGCGCAGTTCGGCGCGCGCCCGATGCAATTGCGACGATATTCCTTAACGGGCTGGCAGGGAGCCATTCGATAAAAGCGACTTAATTGGTAAGTGGGTGAGAATCGTTGCGCACGTGGGGTGATTCCCGATCAATAGAGTTTTCAAATTTAACGGGCACGACAACAGTGCCCCGAGGGTGCGAGGGGCCCTGGGGTCCCGACAAATTCCGCGCCGGTAATCCGGCCCGTGGAACACTTTCGACCGTCCATATGCTCCCGCAAAACCCGCCCGCCGAAGATGACCCCATTCACCGGGAGCTATCACAATGGCGCGAAATGCGCTGCCTGTTAAATCGGGCTTGTAGGTCgaggcccggcccggcccggcccggacCGATCCGGCCGTTCAATGGCTAGCACAGTAGTCTCGTTAGTTTGTCAGTCggaaatgatatataatttcggACCGTCGACGTCACGGAGGAAGGTGCGCGCGGGGCAACGGGTGTCGGCTTTACGGACGGATCGAACCATTTAAGCGCTGCTGTAAACCCGTTAGAACCCCGAGCAACGAGTGATTTTAACTTAGGAAACGATCAGGTCGCGGTAATTCCGTGTTGCAAAATAGTCGGTCATTGAGATTATGTACGTTTCAACAGCCGCGCTCGCATACGACCGACCGCGGTTCCCATCGTACCCGGAATACCGTCGAAACTAGCAGTAAAAGTCACAATGGATTCATCGATATAGAGCTGTTCTCAATTATGTAGCTGCTCTCCATTATACAATACAGATCCTGGATCTCGCTTTTTCGGCTGCCAGCATTTTTACCGAAAGCTATATCGCGTGCGTGTTTAATTCAGAGCAAGACTATCTATACGTTTGGGAGTATATCCTGCGACAATACTGTCATCCTTGGTCTCGTTTCTCCTTTAGGTAAAACTTTATGTAGTACTCCCTCCCAATAGCAAAATACTCCAGTCAATACTTCTCGATACGCGGGAAGCGAAATGAGCGAAAACATACAGTCGTCTGCTTACCACCTACTTATCtctacaataaaataagtatacaACTGTTTTGAATACATTGCACGAACTACCAAAAGAGTCgcttttaacactttgctcTATAATATCGCGTTACattcattacaaaattttggaacATGGTCTGCTAATACGTGTGTTACTCGCGTCATTCgtcaatattttaacactgAAGCAAAGCTTTTCGTCGAGCAAATACAAATGATCTAAGAATTTCTTAGCAACAAACAAGATCCAATTAACGTagctgtgaaagaaatcgtagagcaaagggttaacatacATACAAACTGGAGCATGCTTGCTTAGAGTCGCGTGGAAGCCGTTCGAATACTATTGAAAAGCAAACTATTGGGAGGGAGTACTGCACTGCTATCGGAGAGTGAAATTTGTCGACTCCGTTTTCGACTGGATAGGGAACGCGAGAGTCTTTCGAAGCATCTATGTAAACTCTGAAGTGGACAGGCGGGTTTCTCCAGGCTGTCCGGCATTTCCCTGAACAGGGAAAGACGTTTGGGGCACGGGCGCGGGGTCGTCCACCGTTAAAGGGACAGAAGCGTAGGAAGATCGAGTAATGGCTCTTACCTAAATAATGGCTGTTCTACGTCCATTGATGCTGCGccgggggcggcggcggcggcggcaacggcAGCGGTCTCTCGAGAACGGGTATAGGGGACACGTCCGGCATGGCGAACCTTAACTTCTGCCAAAACAACTTGTCCCCCCACACCAGCACGGTGTGCGAGGAGATCCTCTTGTTGAGATCGGCGTCGAGATCCCGGGGGCACACACCGCCCACCAGGAGCAGGATCACCGAGCGTCCCTTCCCTTTCAGAGCGTCCCTGAGCGCTGCTTTAAACTCGAACCTGGCCCACTCGCCGTGCAGAAAGTTCTTGGACAGCACGAGGATGGTGCGCCTGGAGGAGTCCGCGGCCTCGGTGACCGCGTCCGCGACGTTGCTGCCGGCTCCTAGGTCCCGATAGTGCAGGCACAGCCGGTACGAGGTCTCGAGTTTCGGCACGAGGATCGTGGAGACGAACGCCTCGTCGACCGCCGAGTAGGAGATGTAGGCGTCGAAAGGTTTCTCCTGGTCCTCGAACGCAGCCGTCTTGTAGCAGGCCCTCAGGCCGCATCTGCTCGCCGCCCATGTCCTCAGGGCACGACGGTGCTTGAACGCGCCGCAGACCAGCGCCACCATCGCGAATATCAGCACCGCGGTGGCCAGCAGTAGCGGCAGATAAGCCTCGAGCGGCCGCGTCTCGATCACCGAGGTCGTGCCGGTTAACGCCGCGCAATTTATGGCCGAGCCGTTCGCCGGCAGGGTGATAGGCATGCCGAGGGAACAGGTGACGCTCCTCCAGTCGCTGATCTTCGCCCGGTTACGGGACATCCACTCGCGCACCCGGTCCAGATACGAGCACTCGCAGCCCCAGGGGTTGCTGGACAGCCCGATGTCCACCAGGTACGGGTTCTGGCCGAGCTGCCACACGGCGAAAGTGCCCAGCCGGTTGTTCTCCAACCGCAGCACCTCCAGCTGCCGCAGAGGTACGAACGTACCGTTGTCGATGTACGTCAGCAGATTGTTCTGCAAGTAGAGCTCCTTCAGGTTCTCGAGCGGCATCAGCTCGACGCCGTTCAGCACGCTGATCTTGTTGTTCTCCAGGTGGAGCACCACCAGCCGTTTCAGACCGCTGAACGTGTGATTGCGAATCGCGATGATGTTGCTGTCGTTCGCGTACAGGATTTGCAGGTTCTTGCGGCCGATGAACGAGTGGGAGTTCAGCTCGCCGAAGTTGTTGCCGTCCAGGTAGACCTCGGTCGCGTCCATGGGCAGTCGTCCCGGCAAGGTCTTGTAGCCAGAGTTGGAGCAGTCGACCACGTTCGCCGACCAGGATTGGTCGTGGTAGCAGGTACAGTTGGTCGGGCAGGTCATCTCGCAGTCGCAGGCGTCGAAGTCGCAGCAATGACATAGCGCGAAGCAGTGCGCCTTGTACGTGCAGAGGAACTGGGACGGTTTCGCCTCGAGCAACGGTATGAACGATTTGTGCCGGTCGTATGGTAGCCGGCAGTAGACCGACTCCAAGTCCATCACCCTCGGGTGCTGCCTCAACGGCAGCGAGTTGATCCTCTGCAGCCACTCGGTGGTGCAGTCGCAGATGAACGGGTTCCCGCCGATGTAAAACTCCGGCAGTTGCCTGTGGGCCGGCACCTGGGTCAGCTGAAACGCGGATAGATTCATCTTGACGATCTGGTTCGCGTAAAGGTCCACCCTGGTCAGGTTCTTCTTGTCGAAAAACGTCTGCGGCTCGACGGTCTGTATCAGATTGTCGTTGACGAACAGAAGCTCGATCGAGTCCGGTATCGACCGCGAGTGGATCCTCGTTAGCCGGTTGAACGACACGTCGAGCGTCTGTAATCTCATCCCCTGTGGCGCGACGCCGAGATCCATAATCAGATTTTTATGGAGATCCATCCACTGTAATTTCTCCGGCAGGAAACCGTAATCGAAGTGCACGATCAGATTGTCGGACATGTTCAGCCAGAGCAGTCCGGGCGAGCCCGCAAACACGCCGGACACGTCCTCCAAGAGATTCGAGTCGAGCCGGATCGCCTGCAAGGCCCGGTTCGCCGCGAACGTACCGTCCTCGACCGTGTCGATCTTGTTCCGTGCCAAATTCAAGATCTGCAGCGCGGGCAACTCCGCGAAATCCTCGGCGGTCACGTTCGCGATCTCGTTCCCGATCATCCTTAATCCATAGAGGCTCGACATACCGCGGAAACCTGGCCGGTTCAGGCTTCTGATCTGATTCTCGCCGAGGTCCAGCGTCCGCAACAACGTCATGTCTTTGAGGGCGACCGGTATGCTGTCCAGATTGTTCCCGGACAGATTCAGGTCCTGCATACTGGAACAATTCCTAAAGGCATCCGGGTGGATTCCTTCGAGCTGATTAGAGTCCAGGGAGAGAAGGGAGAGCGCGAACAGGCCGTTCAGGGAGTACGCGTCCAGATAAGATAATCGATTGTACGCTAAATCTAGCGTGTGCAGATTACTCATCGGCGCGAACGTGTCCGCCGGAATCGTCTCGATCTCGTTGTACTGAAGGTTCAGTATCTGAAGGGTGTACAGGTCTTTGAACAACGCCGGGTCTAACTTGCTGATCCGATTATGAGACAGGTTCAGAAGGACCAATCGAATGAGCCCGGAAAACGTCGCGGAGTTCAGCCAGGAGCTGGTCAACGCGTTCCGCGACAGGTCTAGCGCCACCAGCTGGTTCATGTCCGCCACCAGTCCGGGTGACAGGGCACTGATCGAATTGTTCTGCAGCCGTAGCTCCTTCAACGACTTCGCCGCTTCCCGAAACATTTCCATCGGCAACGCGACGATTCGATTCCCCGACAGATCGAACGTTTCCAAGGAGCGGAGCCCCTGAAGAGCCTTGTCCGCCACCATCGCGATTGCGTTGTTCGACATGTTCAGCACCTTCAGCCGCTTCAGCGACGAAAAACCGTACGCGGGCAACACGGAGATTTGATTATTGGACACGTCCAGCGATTGCACGTCCAACGAGCACGGGAACGGCGACGCGGTGGAGTCCGTTGGTCGCCGAGGATGTTTCTCGGCCATGTCCCTGAACCCAAGCTCGGAGATGTCCTTCAGCATGTTCCAGGAGACGTTCAGCGTGAGCAGGTTGGACAGCGGGCAGAACAAGTGCTCCGGGATCTGCCAGATGTTGTTCCACGAGAGATCGATCTTCTCGATCTGCGGGACCGCGTCGAACGCGCCGCTCTCCAGCTCCAGGCTGTACTTGCCCTTCCGGCCGTTCAGGCTGCGCACCGTTAAATTCCGTAGGTCTCGCAGACCGCTGAGCACTTTCGCCGGCCAGTGGACCAGCTTGCACCCTGTCAGTCTCAGCGATCTCAGCCTCCAGAGCTGCACGAACCCGTCGACGTTCAGCACGTCCGCGTCCGGGGCGTCGGTGTTCTCGCAGACAACGTTCATCGAGGTCACGTACTCGCTGGTCGCCTGTGAGAAGTTTGTCTTCAAGTTCTCGCCACCCACGGACTGGTGCACGCAGGTGACCGCGCCGTCCTGTCGCGACTCCCACGAGCAGTGCTCCGGCAGGTCGAGCCTGGGCGGCAGTTCGCTGGTCACCGCGAGCACGTGGCATACCGGGATCAGGAGACAGTAGTAGCAGGCCAACGTCAGCGTCGACACCGGGCCACGGTGTCGGCCCACCATGGGTCGGGCCGGGGGACCGACCAGGCCACGCATCTTTAGCGTACTCGGTGGTGCCTTCTTCTTCCCTGGGCCACCCACCTCCTGACCATCACACGAAAACCACCACCGACGATGATTCACTAACGCACGCTATGGTCGCACGTATACGCCCTCCAATATTTACTCCGACCGACTGTCATGTGTGGCCCCGGTGCAATCGATACGCGAAACTTCCCGCGGCACCTGTCTCCGCTAAGATCCAATCATATGCTGGAATCCCGACTTCCGACAACTCGGGGTTTAAGGAGCCCCGGCTCCTCGGCTCTTACCGGCGACTCGCACTCCGAGGTTCACACTTCACACGACTCCGTTCTGGCCCGGCTCCGGACACCCGGCCACGGGACCGACTACTCAGCTTTTTACCAAACGAATTCGAGTTTCTGGGAAGGCCAGAGCTTCGTCCCTTGTTTTCTAAGCTCCTCCAAATTGATCGAGTAATCCTGAAGAGCTGCTCCGAAAGCGCTCCTGCTATATCACGATATACCGTTCGCCGACTGGTTTAATTCTCCACGAAATGTCTAACGCACAGTTCCCTATCCGCGGGCTGGATGGACACTGACCAAGGGTCGCCGTGTCCGTTCACCGAAATCCCATCGGTCAGGGGAAAGAACTTGGAACGCGAGGAAATGATCGACACAGCTCGCTGGGTGCAAGAGAGAGGAGACTGAACCGTATGGCACAGGCCGGCAGGGTACGACACCGAGAACACCGTAGCACTCGGTACGGCGGCCACCGCGCAACTGACGCTTCGGATCTCCTCAGCATCTAACTCGACGCTGCGTCCACCAATCGTTCCTTCCCCCACCAACGGCGGCAGCACCGACacacagagggagagagagcgcaaCGGACACACAGACGGAAAAGggacacacacgcgcgcaacCAACGCAGAAAGGACCGGCATCCTACTACGTCGAGCACGCGCCCATCGTCGTCGCCCTCCATGGTGGAAGGAAGACGGCATACGGTCCCTCGGAACCCTTTACTCGTCCTTCTCCCGCCGACTGGGAAAACCCGGAGCATCGTCCACGGACACGCCGCGTTTCTCTGCACGCGAACGACGTATATATACCATTGCACGATGCCCGCGGAAAACGGACGCTTCTGCTATCTTCGCCATCTTCTTCGCCTTTTATCGGTTCGTCCTCTCCCTTGTTTTCGAATCCCACGACATCTCCGACTTTCCTTCCGGTTTTCTTGAATGTTTTATCTCGCTCGAACGCAAAGTTAAGCTTGCCCGTTGTAATCGGGGGCTTATCTCTACAGGAAGCTAGGGCGTTTACTTTATTGTTTGACTGCGCGTCCGCAGGTGCTTATCTGTCGCAGGTGACTAGTATTCAAAGTGTAGTTGTTTGCGTTGTCATTCGTTGTGGAAGCTGGGTACGTCTTTTCTTTCGCGACCGCTTCGAATGTTCCATTGTGGTTCGAGCAATTTGTGAATTACAGTGACTCGCGTATGGTCTTCTTGATCTAGAGAATGTGTCGTCAGGATAAAAGGAGGCTGAGGCAGTCAGGTATTACTccattgtttcattttatacacAACTGTTTGTCTGCTGCAGGGAGAATGCCATTGAAAGCGAATGAACGACTCTAAATTACCTCCTTGtactatacataatttatcACATGTCAATGTTATAGAAATCGAAAGTAGAGTTTCATCTGTCGTCAGTCTCGCTCCACCAGGGAGATTATTggcagtaattttttaattcatatttattcagaCAGATATTTGTGGattgtttatacaatatatctGTTACTTGCGAAAAcgataatattctttaaataacaaaataaatgtccctttgctatttttataaactactATAAAGTAGTTGCTTCTAACGCGCTCCGTAAATCTAATGTTAAGAACGAAATCCAGCTAATTAAGCAATTAAGGAACCTTGAAGGCATATTAGTAAATTATCAGACGATCAAGTTAAAGTTGCATAAAAGACCACTCTGTAAACGCAAGTGGATAGAATTCACAGTCCGCTGGAAACGAAAATCCCGTCTGAACTCTCGTGATTCAAACATCCACCTCAATCGACATATCACGGTCTCATCTTTCCAAGAAATGGAGAGGCTAAAGACCGCAGGCTGATGCACGGAGAGGCCGAAGACCCCCGAGGTGTTCGTTACCTATTTCACATGGCGGGCAGACACCTGTCAGTTTAAAAAGTCTAAAACACCGCGGAAAAGGTGCGCACGTAGCCGGTTTCCATCTTCCGTGCGGTCGAAAGAGTTGCGCGGCCGACTGATGTTGCGTGAGCCGAGGAGATCTGCCGGGACACCTTACACCTCGACGTAGATGGCCACCCTCGTCCTACACGATGAAATCTTATTCTCCCGGCCTCGGCCACGACCACCCCGATACGCCCGGAGAACCAGAAGAAGATCGTATCGCCGTCGCGATTCCCGATTGCCGCGCGGTTCCTCCGCGCTCCCCGGGCCCTCTTATGAGCGACCCTGTCCTTCGACCGGCTCCCGGCCACCGCGAAACTCTATTTCTGATCCCGCGGACAGATCGTTCCCTTTATTTCGTGCTGCATTCTCGCGCAACGCCGCCGCATCGCCTCCTTTGTTTCTCCGGCTAACGTCGGACGCATTTGGATCGGACGGAAATGAAAGCGTGCTCGCGCGCCACTTCGCCCGCGATACatttcccccctccccactgCGAACCGCATTCCGgctttacattttcaatttttcttctgcaTTTTGAATTTGGCTCGGATACGGTCGCGATGCGCCCGGTTCGGTGGAAAGCCTTACGATGCTTCTACtttcaaatgttttcaattaaCCCAGTTTTATTCTACCGCGCGATGCTTGGAAATGCATAGAATCGTTccctttttaaattatttagtcgtttatttgtataaacgGGTATACATCTATTTCTACAAAAATGCGAAAGCATAATTTATAGCGAATGCCGAGGAATCggagaatgaaataaacagtTCACAAATGAACTTATATAGTAAACCAAAGGCAATTGTTTGCATTTTAACGCTAGTATTAAATTCGCCGGAAAATACGCTAGCATTTTTAGTCCAGAAAATACAGATCCGATTCTTATGGAGACATTCAGGGTCTACATCAACGGATCATAATCGTAATCGCAAAAACGGTTGACCCACTTTAGAGACGATAAAACGATTTATTGTTCGTCGATTTCATGCAAGTGATCGATTGAATTGTACCTTGTGATCTAGATAATAGCGCAGTTAATCGTAAATTTTCGTGCGACCATAAAGCTATGACCGTAAATCTTCAGATTGAATTTTGGATCCTCGTAACTACTTTCTTTACATTTCCGTGTCTTTTAACAGTGTTCAGTAGACCGCGTCTGTTGCAAGAAACACAAGTCATTTAGAAACGACTTCTTTCCTTCGCGGACGAAAAAGTACCAACTAATTTTTCCCGGCAAGCGCCACCAACTacagtaaattttcaattgtttctcaCTTTGTGAACAGAAATTGACAATTTGGAAAAGGAGGTGGGATCGTTTGCATCTTGCACCTCGGTTTTATCGTTGTTGATAAtcggtaattattaatttttattaatttaattataaatttctattaatatcttgtcaagtataaatgttattccattcttttaacccggaataaaattctgttctcttctCATCAGTATTTAACCATTCAAATTAATGTAgacaaatgcaataaatatttttccttttttctttaagaaattattacagtagaaaaagtgctcatccttgtaactatgaagaaaatagtaaggcaaggggttaaaacgaatcacgaggctcgaataatcgtatctcctcttttgaagattgtccatttttgtttaaaatttgaacGGACATTTCGGGAGAATTTACTGTTACgtcataaaatttaaaatgaatgttTATAATGTACTGTAATTCGAAGCATAATACATcagaataattgtaaaatgtgtGCTCATCCTTTAAATAGTCTCTCTGCGAATCtcaaagattaaaattatattagcaacttagtaaattaaaattgctactACCAACTACCATGTTTGTTTTGCTTGTTAAATCCAATATTGAAGCGTACGCATGGATTCTGCAATCCTTGAAAGCACatgatataaatgtataaataacacatgaattaataattagcgtTTAGGATTAAGCACATCGTATAACAAATGAGTCTCGTCCGAGATTTGAAAGctcataataaaaagaaagtaaaaacacttaatatcatatatactTAACACCGTGTCTATTTACATATCTTcgtgaataattttcatattttacataatttgcatatttttcgaGCATAAATATCTTATTGATTCCGCATATTTATCCTGCATAACATATACAATCTGATCATAATACAGCAGATCGAAAGCACGCTTTTCATCTCTTTAAAACTACATTTACTCAtgttcctcagaaatgcataaaatccgtttAGGTTAATAATCGTAATCTTTT
Coding sequences within:
- the Toll-6 gene encoding toll-like receptor 6, giving the protein MRGLVGPPARPMVGRHRGPVSTLTLACYYCLLIPVCHVLAVTSELPPRLDLPEHCSWESRQDGAVTCVHQSVGGENLKTNFSQATSEYVTSMNVVCENTDAPDADVLNVDGFVQLWRLRSLRLTGCKLVHWPAKVLSGLRDLRNLTVRSLNGRKGKYSLELESGAFDAVPQIEKIDLSWNNIWQIPEHLFCPLSNLLTLNVSWNMLKDISELGFRDMAEKHPRRPTDSTASPFPCSLDVQSLDVSNNQISVLPAYGFSSLKRLKVLNMSNNAIAMVADKALQGLRSLETFDLSGNRIVALPMEMFREAAKSLKELRLQNNSISALSPGLVADMNQLVALDLSRNALTSSWLNSATFSGLIRLVLLNLSHNRISKLDPALFKDLYTLQILNLQYNEIETIPADTFAPMSNLHTLDLAYNRLSYLDAYSLNGLFALSLLSLDSNQLEGIHPDAFRNCSSMQDLNLSGNNLDSIPVALKDMTLLRTLDLGENQIRSLNRPGFRGMSSLYGLRMIGNEIANVTAEDFAELPALQILNLARNKIDTVEDGTFAANRALQAIRLDSNLLEDVSGVFAGSPGLLWLNMSDNLIVHFDYGFLPEKLQWMDLHKNLIMDLGVAPQGMRLQTLDVSFNRLTRIHSRSIPDSIELLFVNDNLIQTVEPQTFFDKKNLTRVDLYANQIVKMNLSAFQLTQVPAHRQLPEFYIGGNPFICDCTTEWLQRINSLPLRQHPRVMDLESVYCRLPYDRHKSFIPLLEAKPSQFLCTYKAHCFALCHCCDFDACDCEMTCPTNCTCYHDQSWSANVVDCSNSGYKTLPGRLPMDATEVYLDGNNFGELNSHSFIGRKNLQILYANDSNIIAIRNHTFSGLKRLVVLHLENNKISVLNGVELMPLENLKELYLQNNLLTYIDNGTFVPLRQLEVLRLENNRLGTFAVWQLGQNPYLVDIGLSSNPWGCECSYLDRVREWMSRNRAKISDWRSVTCSLGMPITLPANGSAINCAALTGTTSVIETRPLEAYLPLLLATAVLIFAMVALVCGAFKHRRALRTWAASRCGLRACYKTAAFEDQEKPFDAYISYSAVDEAFVSTILVPKLETSYRLCLHYRDLGAGSNVADAVTEAADSSRRTILVLSKNFLHGEWARFEFKAALRDALKGKGRSVILLLVGGVCPRDLDADLNKRISSHTVLVWGDKLFWQKLRFAMPDVSPIPVLERPLPLPPPPPPPAQHQWT